From a region of the Sesamum indicum cultivar Zhongzhi No. 13 linkage group LG3, S_indicum_v1.0, whole genome shotgun sequence genome:
- the LOC105158168 gene encoding CASP-like protein 1F1, protein MATSVDKTYHIPSSKSQKLFILTQIPLRILAAAVTLAATSITLTNKQTAVIYGIQIDARYSYSPALKFFAYANLIACAFTVLLLFLALILRNKAVDSTYYFYMFLHDLVMTILLMAGCAAATAVGYVGKYGDRHAGWMAVCGYFAEFCNRGTAASSLSYFGFLFYFILTIVSANRSRQIQV, encoded by the exons ATGGCTACTTCAGTTGACAAAACTTACCATATCCCATCTTCCAAATCTCAAAAACTCTTCATTTTAACCCAAATTCCCCTTAGGATTTTGGCTGCTGCAGTAACTCTTGCTGCTACCTCGATTACGCTCACCAACAAGCAAACCGCGGTCATTTACGGCATCCAGATCGATGCCCGATACAGCTACTCCCCGGCTCTCAA GTTCTTTGCATACGCAAATCTCATCGCATGCGCCTTCACTGTCCTGTTACTGTTTCTTGCCCTTATCCTAAGGAACAAGGCAGTTGATTCAACATACTACTTCTACATGTTCCTCCATGATTTG GTTATGACGATCTTGTTGATGGCTGGATGCGCTGCGGCAACGGCAGTGGGCTATGTGGGGAAGTATGGCGACAGGCATGCGGGTTGGATGGCAGTCTGTGGATATTTTGCGGAATTCTGCAACAGGGGCACAGCTGCTTCATCGCTGTCTTATTTTGggtttcttttctatttcattcTCACTATCGTCTCTGCTAACAGGTCCCGCCAAATCcaagtttga
- the LOC105158495 gene encoding cyclin-dependent kinase G-2-like — MAEAGLLNFLGHKNDHHPFLFSPNDSQSHPNHFLRMNLIFGKANNYEYMNVISQGSYGVVYRACDKRTGEIVAMKEECCGLSTTTLREIGILKALPQHPAVVEFKEVVLDDWDSVFVVMEHVESDLKRFMDVRRQPLRPNEVKCMMKQLLEGVKFLHDNGVMHRDLKPSNILINKKGEVKICDFGLSRQFERESGSYTPRVVTLWYRAPEILAGAETYSTAIDMWSVGCIMAELLLKEVLFKGKCDREQRTKIYTLLGRGKADDNVFTGKFLAAAANSGAPLLSELGFDLLKKLLEYDPDKRITAQAALNHGWFKEFDPLLSWFSTRHQCHF, encoded by the coding sequence ATGGCCGAGGCTGGgcttcttaattttcttggcCACAAGAATGATCATCACCCATTCTTGTTCTCACCCAATGATTCTCAGTCTCATCCTAATCATTTCCTGCggatgaatttgatttttggcAAAGCGAATAATTACGAGTATATGAACGTGATCAGTCAGGGGTCTTACGGCGTTGTGTACAGAGCATGTGACAAGAGAACAGGTGAAATCGTGGCCATGAAGGAGGAGTGTTGCGGATTGTCTACGACAACCTTGAGGGAAATCGGCATTCTAAAGGCTCTTCCTCAGCATCCTGCGGTTGTGGAATTCAAAGAAGTGGTTCTAGATGATTGGGATAGTGTTTTCGTCGTAATGGAGCACGTGGAAAGCGACCTGAAAAGATTCATGGACGTCAGGAGACAGCCGTTGCGTCCAAACGAAGTGAAGTGCATGATGAAGCAGTTGCTGGAGGGCGTGAAATTTCTGCACGACAATGGAGTGATGCATAGGGACTTGAAGCCATCAAACATTCTGATCAACAAAAAGGGTGAAGTGAAGATTTGCGACTTTGGTCTGTCTCGCCAATTCGAAAGAGAATCGGGATCCTACACTCCTCGTGTTGTAACTCTTTGGTATAGAGCCCCAGAAATCCTTGCTGGAGCGGAGACGTATTCTACCGCAATCGACATGTGGTCAGTTGGTTGTATAATGGCAGAATTGCTGTTGAAGGAGGTGCTTTTCAAAGGGAAGTGTGATCGTGAGCAGAGAACCAAGATATACACGTTACTTGGCCGTGGCAAAGCGGACGATAATGTGTTTACAGGGAAGTTTCTTGCAGCTGCAGCCAATTCAGGAGCTCCATTGCTTTCGGAACTTGGATTTGATCTGCTGAAAAAGCTTTTGGAGTATGATCCAGATAAGAGAATAACGGCACAAGCTGCTTTGAATCACGGCTGGTTCAAGGAATTCGATCCTTTGCTTTCCTGGTTTAGCACAAGGCACCAGTGCCATTTTTAG
- the LOC105158494 gene encoding cyclin-dependent kinase G-1-like gives MAEAGLLNFLGHKNDHHPFLFSPNDSQSQPNHFLRRNLIFGKANNYQYMNVISHGSYGVVYKACDKRTGEIVAMKEECCGLSTTTLREIGILKALPQHPAVVEFKEVVLDDWDRVFVVMEHVESDLKRFMDVRRQPLRPNEVKCMMKQLLEGVKFLHDNGVMHRDLKPSNILINKKGEVKICDFGLSRQFEREWGCYTPRVVTRWYRAPEILAGAETYSTAIDMWSVGCIMAELLLKEVLFKEKCDVEQRSKIYTYLGRGKADDNLFISKFLTAAANSGAPLLTEHGFDLLKKLLEYDPDKRITAEAALNHGWFKEFDPYFFWFSNRHHSYHLADN, from the coding sequence ATGGCCGAGGCTGGgcttcttaattttcttggcCACAAGAATGATCATCACCCATTCTTGTTCTCACCCAATGATTCTCAGTCTCAGCCTAATCATTTCCTGCGGAggaatttgatttttggcAAAGCGAATAATTACCAGTATATGAACGTGATCAGTCATGGGTCTTACGGCGTTGTGTATAAAGCATGTGACAAGAGAACAGGCGAAATCGTGGCCATGAAGGAGGAGTGTTGCGGATTGTCTACGACAACCTTGAGGGAAATCGGCATTCTCAAGGCTCTTCCTCAGCATCCTGCGGTTGTGGAATTCAAAGAAGTGGTTCTAGATGATTGGGATCGTGTTTTCGTCGTAATGGAGCACGTGGAAAGCGACCTGAAAAGATTCATGGACGTCAGGAGACAGCCGTTGCGTCCAAACGAAGTGAAGTGCATGATGAAGCAGTTGCTGGAGGGCGTCAAATTTCTGCACGACAATGGAGTGATGCATAGGGACTTGAAGCCATCAAACATTCTGATCAACAAAAAGGGTGAAGTGAAGATATGCGACTTTGGTCTGTCTCGGCAATTCGAAAGAGAATGGGGATGCTACACTCCTCGTGTTGTAACTCGTTGGTATAGAGCCCCAGAAATCCTTGCTGGAGCGGAGACGTATTCAACCGCAATCGACATGTGGTCAGTTGGTTGTATAATGGCAGAATTGCTGTTGAAGGAGGTGCTTTTCAAAGAGAAGTGTGATGTTGAGCAGAGAAGCAAGATATACACGTATCTTGGGCGTGGCAAAGCGGACGACAATCTGTTTATAAGCAAGTTTCTTACAGCTGCAGCCAATTCAGGAGCTCCATTGCTTACGGAACATGGATTTGATCTGCTGAAAAAGCTTTTGGAGTATGATCCAGATAAGAGAATAACAGCAGAAGCTGCTTTGAATCACGGCTGGTTCAAGGAATTCGATCCTTACTTTTTCTGGTTTAGCAATAGGCACCACTCATACCATTTGGCTGACAATTGA
- the LOC105158165 gene encoding uncharacterized protein LOC105158165 isoform X2, whose protein sequence is MGCNVSRVEANGVSLPARLLPIFPMRLGQIRHRKHGTPLKDPTPSQKNLLLHKDEDDYASIRSSIASRTLASSLQDSIRNPNLVEQKQKEIGFRDDENDDEGSLKKCTKNDTKDSPREEGNAKIEEAVTDDEEDDDNDDKRMIGYEDDKSCPGSPSFRVYFHENGEDESNDIGKTNNIGASRETTVSSNCDGLSSKGSSDPDKKVKRGRKKRSFVKILPKGGQAAVKNLLKVKSCCTSTRSSRDHAHLLRTKTST, encoded by the exons ATGGGGTGCAATGTCTCGAGGGTAGAGGCCAATGGCGTCTCTTTGCCGGCCCGGCTGCTGCCGATCTTCCCCATGCGTCTGGGGCAGATCAGGCATCGCAAGCACGGCACCCCCTTGAAGGATCCCACCCCTTCCCAAAAAAATTTGCTTCTCCATAAGGATGAGGATGACTATGCTTCCATCCGTTCTTCCATTGCCTCCAGAACATTAGCCTCTTCCCTCCAAGATAGCATTAGAAACCCCAATCTCGTcgaacaaaaacaaaaggagaTTGGCTTTCGTGATGATGAGAATGACGATGAAGGAAGCTTGAAAAAGTGTACTAAAAACGATACGAAAGACAGCCCGAGAGAGGAGGGGAATGCCAAGATTGAGGAGGCTGTGACAGATGACGAGGAGGATGATGACAACGACGACAAGAGAATGATCGGCTATGAGGATGATAAATCCTGTCCAGGGTCGCCTAGCTTTCGAGTATATTTCCATGAAAATGGAGAAGACGAAAGCAATGATATTG GCAAGACTAATAATATTGGTGCCTCCAGAGAAACTACTGTTTCGAGTAATTGTGATGGCTTATCATCAAAG GGATCGTCTGATCCAGACAAGAAAGTGAagagaggaagaaaaaagaggagcTTTGTAAAGATATTGCCAAAGGGAGGACAAGCCGCAGTCAAGAATCTATTGAAGGTGAAATCGTGCTGCACGTCGACTCGTTCCTCCCGCGACCACGCCCATCTTCTACGAACAAAAACATCCACTTGA
- the LOC105158164 gene encoding aldehyde oxidase GLOX encodes MSTEMVLFFLLLLLFIIHFSPAACQMLPAYAHIEGEWHLLHRSIGISAMHMQLLKNNKVVIFDRTDFGPSNISLSGRRCRFDPNDRVLKKDCTAHSILYDIRTNGFRTLTVQTDTWCSSGALLPDGTLVQTGGYNDGDHVIRILVPCNGGNCDWVEFPRSLSRRRWYASNQILPDGRVIIVGGRAQFNYEFYPGHSPSSSKSFRLNFLRETKDGHENNLYPFLHLLPDGNLFVFANTRSIVFNYKRNQIVREFPAIPGADPRNYPSSGSSVLLPIDENAPVVPEIMICGGATRNAFELANRGVFQRACSTCGRLKITKEEPAWKIENMPMPRVMSDMLILPDGYVIIINGARSGTAGWEYAKNPVTRPLIYNPNGKAGVRFSIMAASSRPRLYHSTAVLLTDGRILVGGSNPHKYYNFTGVDYPTDLSLESFSPPYLSPVYDRLRPRIIRTYEIIRYKNAFSLTFTVQRFVKTSAVSVRIVAPSFNTHSFSMNQRMVVLKGARVSRVGPNVYRVAASGPSKPEIAPPGYYLLFLLHAGIPSSGMWVKIQ; translated from the coding sequence ATGTCCACCGAAATGGTATTGTTCTTCCTCCTCCTACTCTTATTTATCATCCATTTCTCTCCGGCAGCATGCCAAATGCTACCTGCGTATGCCCACATCGAGGGCGAATGGCATCTCTTGCACAGAAGTATTGGCATATCAGCCATGCATATGCAACTCCTAAAAAACAACAAAGTTGTCATTTTCGATAGGACAGATTTCGGCCCTTCCAACATCTCTCTATCTGGTAGACGCTGCCGGTTTGACCCAAATGACCGGGTTCTGAAAAAGGACTGCACTGCGCACTCTATTTTGTATGATATCAGGACAAATGGCTTTCGGACCTTAACAGTTCAGACTGACACTTGGTGCTCGTCTGGGGCACTCCTTCCGGATGGGACTCTTGTCCAAACTGGGGGATACAATGATGGTGATCATGTAATACGCATTCTGGTGCCGTGTAATGGGGGAAACTGCGATTGGGTTGAGTTCCCCCGCAGTCTTTCACGGCGCAGATGGTATGCTTCTAATCAGATACTCCCTGACGGCCGTGTAATTATAGTTGGTGGCAGAGCACAGTTTAACTATGAGTTTTACCCTGGACATTCACCTTCTTCCTCTAAGTCCTTTCGGCTCAATTTTCTCCGAGAAACGAAAGATGGACATGAAAACAACTTGTATCCATTTCTCCACCTTTTACCAGATGGAAACTTGTTCGTCTTCGCCAACACACGATCCATCGTATTTAACTATAAGCGGAACCAAATCGTCAGGGAATTCCCCGCCATCCCTGGAGCTGATCCCCGGAACTATCCGAGTTCAGGCTCCTCTGTTTTACTCCCCATAGACGAAAACGCTCCGGTCGTACCTGAAATCATGATCTGTGGCGGAGCTACACGGAATGCATTCGAGCTTGCAAACCGGGGGGTCTTTCAGCGTGCCTGCTCCACCTGCGGTCGCCtaaaaatcacaaaagaaGAACCAGCCtggaaaatagaaaacatGCCAATGCCACGAGTGATGAGCGATATGCTAATCCTCCCTGACGGGTATGTGATCATAATCAACGGAGCACGCTCAGGCACGGCAGGGTGGGAATATGCAAAAAATCCCGTCACCAGGCCGCTGATTTACAACCCAAACGGGAAAGCAGGTGTCCGATTCTCAATCATGGCCGCTTCCTCCAGGCCGCGGCTCTACCATTCCACTGCCGTTCTGCTAACCGATGGACGAATCCTGGTGGGAGGCAGCAATCCCCATAAGTATTACAACTTCACAGGCGTTGATTATCCAACTGATCTGAGCCTGGAATCATTCTCTCCCCCATATTTATCTCCCGTGTATGATCGATTGAGGCCAAGAATAATTAGAACTTATGAGATTATTAGATACAAGAACGCGTTTTCGTTGACTTTCACAGTGCAGAGATTCGTGAAAACGAGCGCTGTTTCAGTTAGGATAGTGGCTCCATCATTTAATACACATTCTTTCTCCATGAATCAGAGGATGGTGGTGCTCAAGGGGGCTCGGGTTTCGCGTGTCGGACCCAATGTTTACAGGGTTGCTGCATCAGGGCCATCTAAGCCTGAGATTGCGCCTCCGGgatattatttgttgtttcttttgcATGCTGGTATTCCGAGTTCTGGGATGTGGGTTAAGATTCAGTAA
- the LOC105158167 gene encoding tetratricopeptide repeat protein 4 homolog, which yields MALWMEAGSEPKTNEEIVDLEAIAALKESAAIELKEKGNEYVKMGKKHYSDAIDCYTRAINQKALSNSESSILYSNRAHVNLLLGNYRRALQDAEEAIRLSPTNVKALYRAVKAALSLNLMDEAKSYCDKGLQQSPDNEELKKLAKQIDVKLSEQQQREAEVSKAVAAAKDLVSAFEDRRITFGKAMYQELTGIKKPMLDKNKILHWPVLLLYAEVMSSDIIEDFCEMDMFSGHLDMMFSESSPPLPWDTKNAYTRDAIELYYEADSGVCLSKKEILSYLLEGTAASHLEKFGVEETDAAHSSVSSGNGPKWIRVNEKRTLHDILKSPNIIIPGIPVFFVVSKKSNFYNDFKHGNWAPPQ from the exons ATGGCTCTATGGATGGAGGCTGGTTCGGAGCCCAAAACCAACGAAGAAATTGTTGACCTTGAGGCTATAGCTGCTCTCAAAGAATCTGCTGCTATCGAACTCAAG GAAAAGGGAAATGAGTATGTAAAAATGGGGAAGAAGCACTATTCTGACGCCATTGATTGCTACACAAGGGCCATTAACCAGAAGGCCTTAAGCAATTCAGAGAGCTCCATTCTTTATTCCAATAGGGCCCACGTCAATCTGCTCTTGGGAAATTACAGACGGGCTCTGCAGGATGCTGAGGAGGCCATCAGACTTTCTCCAACAAATGTTAag GCTCTTTACAGGGCCGTCAAAGCAGCATTGTCACTCAATCTGATGGATGAAGCAAAATCGTATTGTGACAAAGGCCTTCAGCAGTCTCCAGACAATGAAGAACTGAAGAAGTTAGCTAAGCAAATAGATGTAAAATTATCAGAACAACAACAGCGTGAAGCTGAAGTTTCCAAGGCCGTGGCAGCAGCTAAG GATCTTGTCTCTGCCTTTGAGGATAGACGGATAACATTTGGGAAGGCAATGTATCAGGAGCTCACTGGAATTAAAAAACCAATGctagacaaaaacaaaattcttcattGGCCTGTTCTCCTTCTTTATGCAGAGGTTATGTCCAGTGACATCATTGAGGATTTCTGTGAGATGGACATGTTTTCAGGTCATCTTGATATG ATGTTCTCAGAGAGTAGTCCGCCATTGCCGTGGGAtacaaaaaatgcatatacTCGTGATGCTATTGAGTTGTACTATGAG GCTGATTCTGGAGTTTGTTTGTCCAAGAAAGAAATTCTTTCTTATCTCTTAGAAGGGACAGCTGCTTCTCATCTGGAAAAGTTTGGTGTTGAAGAAACTGATGCTGCTCATAGTTCTGTTTCAAGCG GTAATGGTCCCAAATGGATCCGGGTGAATGAGAAGAGAACACTTCATGACATCCTGAAAAGTCCGAATATCATCATACCTGGAATTCCCG TGTTCTTTGTTGTTTCGAAAAAGTCCAACTTCTACAACGATTTTAAGCACGGAAATTGGGCTCCGCCTCAATAA
- the LOC105158165 gene encoding uncharacterized protein LOC105158165 isoform X1: MGCNVSRVEANGVSLPARLLPIFPMRLGQIRHRKHGTPLKDPTPSQKNLLLHKDEDDYASIRSSIASRTLASSLQDSIRNPNLVEQKQKEIGFRDDENDDEGSLKKCTKNDTKDSPREEGNAKIEEAVTDDEEDDDNDDKRMIGYEDDKSCPGSPSFRVYFHENGEDESNDIGKTNNIGASRETTVSSNCDGLSSKIVLQGSSDPDKKVKRGRKKRSFVKILPKGGQAAVKNLLKVKSCCTSTRSSRDHAHLLRTKTST; the protein is encoded by the exons ATGGGGTGCAATGTCTCGAGGGTAGAGGCCAATGGCGTCTCTTTGCCGGCCCGGCTGCTGCCGATCTTCCCCATGCGTCTGGGGCAGATCAGGCATCGCAAGCACGGCACCCCCTTGAAGGATCCCACCCCTTCCCAAAAAAATTTGCTTCTCCATAAGGATGAGGATGACTATGCTTCCATCCGTTCTTCCATTGCCTCCAGAACATTAGCCTCTTCCCTCCAAGATAGCATTAGAAACCCCAATCTCGTcgaacaaaaacaaaaggagaTTGGCTTTCGTGATGATGAGAATGACGATGAAGGAAGCTTGAAAAAGTGTACTAAAAACGATACGAAAGACAGCCCGAGAGAGGAGGGGAATGCCAAGATTGAGGAGGCTGTGACAGATGACGAGGAGGATGATGACAACGACGACAAGAGAATGATCGGCTATGAGGATGATAAATCCTGTCCAGGGTCGCCTAGCTTTCGAGTATATTTCCATGAAAATGGAGAAGACGAAAGCAATGATATTG GCAAGACTAATAATATTGGTGCCTCCAGAGAAACTACTGTTTCGAGTAATTGTGATGGCTTATCATCAAAG ATTGTGTTGCAGGGATCGTCTGATCCAGACAAGAAAGTGAagagaggaagaaaaaagaggagcTTTGTAAAGATATTGCCAAAGGGAGGACAAGCCGCAGTCAAGAATCTATTGAAGGTGAAATCGTGCTGCACGTCGACTCGTTCCTCCCGCGACCACGCCCATCTTCTACGAACAAAAACATCCACTTGA
- the LOC105158166 gene encoding pyruvate dehydrogenase E1 component subunit beta-1, mitochondrial, translating to MLGVLRRKVACKANASALEQGIRVAASRAFSSSGKEMTVREALNSALDEEMSADPKVFIMGEEVGEYQGAYKISKGLLEKYGPERVLDTPITEAGFAGIGVGAAYYGLRPVIEFMTFNFSMQAIDHIINSAAKSNYMSAGQISVPIVFRGPNGAAAGVGAQHSQCYAAWYGSCPGLKVLAPYSSEDARGLLKAAIRDPDPVVFLENELLYGESFPVSAEALDSSFCLPIGKAKIEREGKDVTITAFSKMVGYALQAAEILAKDGISAEVINLRSIRPLDRSTINASVRKTNRLVTLEEGFPQHGVGAEICASVLEDSFEYLDAAVERIAGADVPMPYAANLERMAVPQVDDIVRAAKRACYRSSSLAASA from the exons ATGTTGGGAGTTTTAAGGCGAAAAGTAGCCTGCAAAGCCAATGCTTCG GCTTTGGAGCAAGGAATCCGAGTTGCTGCATCACGGGCTTTTTCTTCCTCAGGAAAGGAG ATGACCGTGCGTGAAGCTTTAAATTCAGCACTTGATGAAGAGATGTCTGCTGATCCCAAAGTCTTCATAATGGGTGAAGAG GTTGGTGAGTATCAGGGTGCGTATAAG aTCTCCAAAGGGCTTCTGGAGAAGTATGGTCCAGAGAGGGTGCTCGATACACCCATCACCGAG GCTGGATTTGCTGGAATTGGAGTTGGTGCAGCATATTATGGTCTAAGACCTGTAATTGAGTTTATGACATTTAACTTCTCAATGCAG GCCATTGATCACATCATCAATTCTGctgcaaaatcaaattacatgTCTGCTGGTCAGATATCAGTGCCTATTGTTTTCAGAGGTCCGAATGGTGCTGCTGCTGGTGTTGGTGCTCAACATTCACAG TGCTATGCAGCATGGTATGGATCATGTCCGGGATTAAAGGTATTGGCTCCATATTCTTCAGAAGATGCTCGTGGCCTGCTTAAAGCTGCAATAAGGGATCCAGATCCTGTTGTCTTCCTTGAAAATGAATTACT ATATGGTGAATCGTTCCCTGTTTCAGCTGAAGCTCTTGATTCCAGTTTCTGTCTTCCTATTGGGAAAGCTAAG ATAGAACGTGAAGGAAAGGATGTAACTATCACTGCTTTCTCAAAGATGGTTGGCTATGCTCTTCAG GCTGCTGAGATTCTTGCAAAAGATGGAATCAGTGCTGAG GTGATAAATCTTCGCTCAATCCGCCCTCTTGATAGATCCACAATAAATGCTTCTGTTAGGAAAACCAATAGGCTTGTGACTCTTGAAGAAGGATTTCCGCAACATGGCGTTGGGGCTGAGATCTG TGCATCTGTTCTTGAGGATAGCTTTGAGTATCTCGATGCAGCTGTTGAGAGGATTGCTGGGGCTGATGTTCCCATGCCCTACGCCGCAAATCTGGAGAGGATGGCTGTCCCACAA GTTGATGACATTGTTCGGGCAGCAAAGAGGGCCTGTTACAGATCAAGTTCATTGGCTGCAAGTGCTTAA